DNA from Acipenser ruthenus unplaced genomic scaffold, fAciRut3.2 maternal haplotype, whole genome shotgun sequence:
cctgttaatttCAGCCACTCCCGATGCAACGCCTGCGTGGTAAAACCCATTCCTGAACCAGACAAACCAGTACATCTCACCTGAAGCCCGTCACAGCCAGAGACAAACAAGTCTGCCTGTTTCACACAGCCCACTTCCTGAAGAACTCTCAGAGCTCAGTGttgagctccgattggctggcagGGTACGTCTGATCACGCCCACCCCTGTTCTTAAAGATGTACCGCATTGATTCCTCTTTAAGCACAgattcacacacactgagacacacacacactgagagacgcacacactgagacacgcacactgagacacacacactgagagacacacacactgagacacacacactgagagacacacacactgagacacgcacactgagagacacacacactgagacacatacacactgagagacgcacactgagacacacacactgagacacacacaccgagacacgcacacactgagagacgcacacactgagacacacacactgagagacacacacactgagacacatacacactgagacacgcacacactgagacacacacactgagagacacacacactgagagacacacacactgagacacacacacactgagacaaacacacagagacacacacacacagcactgcagtcAATGTCACTGTAACTGCAATTATGAGAATCATTAGAGGTTATCGGTGTGGGACATGTGTGAGGGAggtagggagagagggagagggggaaagagagggGAGGTAAAGAtgtaagagagaaagagggggagaggagggaaagagagggagatagaaaggagggagggagggagagagcaggagCTGTAGAGGTGTTTTCCGGAATTTTCCCAGCCTCTGCAGACTCTAATATTGAACGATGCAGTTATGACATCATCTCTGGCGGGGGAGGGGATATGACTGCAGAATCTCCACTGACTGCAGCTGCTTCCGAGCTGAGAGTTTTACCAAAAAGGAACCGACTGACAAGACAGCCCTCTCAACagagaaatacaaacagaaactgAAAAACATTTCAACCTTTCTCTGAATCCATTTACTTTcgtctgctaagacataaataataaaaataataataataataataaaaacttgcTTCCAACGAGTCCCTCAGTAgtcttttattaattattattattattattattattattattattattattattattattattattatttatttatttatttcttagcagacgcccttatccagggcgacttacaattgttacaagatatcacattatacattattttacattatacagatatcacattattttacatacaattccccatttatacagttgggtttttactggagcaatctaggtaaagtaccttgctcaagggtacagcagcagtgtccccccacctgggattgaacccacgaccctctggtcaagagtccagagccctgaccactactccacactgctgccccttattattatttggcagattACATGTTACATTCTCTCGTTCTCACCTGCAGAGTggctctccctgcctctccctccATCCGCAGtgcctctctccccttctccgtCGCCGGGCGGAATCCCCAGGGGGCGGGGCTCGTCTTCCGCAGCTCCCTCTGCGATTGGCTGCAGGGCTGGCCGGGAGTGCCTCCTGGCCAGTGGCGGCTGGCTCGGAGTCTGGAAGTAAAAGCTGATGGCTGGCGGGGGCGGCTGGGCGGCCGCTGAGGGTTCGGAACCCCCTGCCTCCTCAAGGAAGGGGTCCCAGGCGCTGGGGAAAGGCGGGGGCTCTTCCGGCTCCACCTGGACCGCCCCTTCGTCACTGGAGCAGGACCCCCAGTTTTGTCTCTGCTGGTTCTGCTTGTTTCGGAGCCTCAGCTCTTTGAAGGTGGTCACATTTGACCCACCCTGAGACCCTCCTTTTTGGGGGCTGCTCCTCCtgttctccccctcctcctcttcctcctccgcCTCAGCCCGTTGATTCCCGTTTCCGAACGGCCGGGGAGGGAGCTCCGTGTCCGGGGAGAAAACCATGAGCCAATCGGATCGCTCCCTGTCGCCGCCGGCCGCGCTGTGATTGGCCGAGCCGccgctcctcctcctccggcGGGCGAGCTCGTGGAATGACGTCACGTTCTTCTGGGGTTCCGGAATCCCGCGGGAGTCCAGGAGAGGGGAGCGCTGTCCCAGGAGCCGGTCCACGTAACCTGGCCCCCCCAAATCCAAAACCAGAGGCCTCCTCCCCTCCTTtcctcctccctccttccctcccaggaCGTCAGCCCAGCTGTCCCAGCGCTGGCCGGAGCTCCCTGCCGGAATGTCTTCCTCCTTCCCCTTGAGGGCAGCATTCCCAGGAGTGTCAGATATCTTTCCAGGAATGGGATCTGTATCGCAGGAGTCCGGATCGGGAACCTCCTTGTTCTTCTTAATAATGACGTCTGGAATATCGGGAATTCGGCCAGCTTGCTTTCGGTCTGCGGTCCATCCGGTTTGGGAGCTGGGATCGTCCACTTTTTCCAGTTTGGGAATGTTATTGGGAGCCTTGCCGGGAAGCCCGTGGATTCGGGACAGGGGGCCGGGGGAGGAGTAGAAGGAAAACGACTGGTTGGGAGGAGAGCTCCGAGCTGGCTTGCTCCCGTCCCCGCTCTCCGGCTCGGAGCAGGGGGAGGCGCCGCTGGAAGACATTCCAGAGAAAGGCTGGTTATTCCCGTCGTTGTCCTCATCCGGGCTGCCGGCCAGGGAATCGGggagctcctcctcctccccctcccccagctcCGGGAACGACGAGGAACGGGAGCAGTGCCCGGAAGGGTAGCCTTCATCCGGTGAGTAGCAGGGAATAAAGACATCGGAAAGGCCCTCCTGCTGCGTCTCTGTCTCggtctccttcttctccttctcttcCAAGCACCTCGGCTCCATGCCCTGCTCCAGGGGGACGATATCCGGCTGCCTCCTGGAATCCGGCGAGAGGACGccgcccccctcccccaccaccgCATCCCGCCGGGAATCCGCCGGGAACTCGGGATTGGAGTCGGACTCGAAGTCGGAGCAGCTGCTGattgaggaggaagaggaggagccggAGCTGGAGAGGGTGAACTCCAGAGGAGACTGTGGGGGCTCCGCACACGAGGGGGGGGGGCACAGGGACCCCCGCTTCCCCTGCCCTTCCCGCTCATCAAGGATTGTTTCCGGGGGCGTCTTCTTCCCCGGTTCCCGCGGTGGGGAATGCTCTCTGCAGCACCGGCACGGCAGGGAAGGCTCGTTGCAGTTGGCGTCCGTTTCCGGTTTGCGGTTTCTGTCGTCATCGTCGTTGCCGTTCTCCTCGTGGCGGCGGGTCCCTGACGACCTCACTTCCTCCCCGCGGGTCCCTGGCAACCTCACTTCCTCCCCATGGGTTCCTGACGACCTGACTTCCTCCCCGCGGTGTCCCGGTCGCTCCGGATCTCCGGCGCTGTGGTTcctgttgttgtggttgttgttgttgttgttttcctcGGTCTTCTCCGGCCTCGTTTTCTTCCCAGTGGAAGTCGGCCCCACCCCCGGAGCCGCGTTCCCGTTCAGTTCCCGGCGCTCCTGCTTTTCCGGCTCCTCCTTTCCCGCCCATTTCCGGTTGTCCAGCAAGGCAGACGAGAGCATGGCGGGTGACTGGCGAGGGTCGCTCAGGTACAGGTGAGCTCCACTCTTCACTGAATGCCGTGCTGGTTGAGGGTCTGTGTGGGATCCCAGCTCTCTCTCTGTAACACAGGTGAGCTCAGGTGAGTCACTCAGGGAGAGATTGACTCAGGTGCAGGTGAGAGATCGCACAGGGGTATCAGGTGAGTCACTCAGATAGAGGAGAGCTCAGGTGAGTAATTTAAGAACAGATTGACTCAGGTGCAGGCGAGACAGGTACAGGTGTATCAGGGTTTGGGCTCAGGTGAGTAGCTCAGGTACTCTTGTGAATCATATTGATGAAGGTGGTGTGGGGGGGGGCACTGTCATGCTGTCTTCAGGAGGAGACCCCCCAGCACCTGAAACAACAAGAAAGACGATgaattgagtgtttaaagctgGCTGCATGCTTACAGCTCTGCGGTTTATCTGCGGTGGTCTGAACTGCTGTTGTGTGACAGAGCTGGGCTGATCAGTCATCAAAAACATGTAACAGAAAACGAAATGAAGGACTTTCAGGGCAGTGCTGTAAAACCAGTGTAGAGCAGAACCTCGATCGAGagtcatcatcaccatcaccatcatcatcatcatcatcatcatcataatcatcacaataataataataataataataatcatcatcatcatcatcatcatcaccattaccatcatcatcatcatcatcatcataatcataatcataataataataataataataataataatcatcatcatcatcatcatcatcatcatcatcatcatcctcataaTAATAGCAGCATTACAGCAAGGCTATGCTTAGAGACGGCGTGCATTACATGATTGTTAATTAGCTATAATTTTATTATTGATAATATTAATTAGGGATTGATAGACTGCCTTGCTTTtgctacacacacaaacacacaaacacaaacacacacaaatacacacagacacacaaacagaaccacacaaacaaatgcacacacatacacaaacaaacacacagacacacaaacaaacacacagacacacaaacaaacacacagacacacaaacaaacacacagacacacggacacacaaacaaacacacacacatacacaaacaaacaaacagaagcacacatatacacacacacaaacaaccacagagctgcacagacacagaaccacacacacagagatacacacaaacacacagagatacacacacagaagCACACAGACGCAGACACACACCCATCTATTAGTCATGCCTGGTTGTtcataattattataaaaaataaataaattgaattattatttttgctaCCGGCTCCGAAAACAAAATACCAAACATCTCCTGCTGAAAAACGCAACACCAAACCAAACCAACCCCTTGCAATGCGTAGGCTCGGGTCGGATCATTCTTCCTAATGGAGATCCCAGCATTCGCATGCGACGGTTCGAGAGCCCGGGACAGGCAGGGTGTGTGGAGCTCATGACATCACTGCTCAGAACAGCCCTGCCtggttgcagcagcagcagcagcagcagagccccGTGGCGATGCAGTGCAGAACGAGCCGCACACACATCACAGCGTGAAGGAAACACAGTGACAGGCACACCCATGACAACGATACTGAGAGACATCTAATACTGTAAAAGGCAGCTCTCGCAGGCTCACCTTATAAAGGGAAGGATCTTCTGCGCAATATTCCTGGTGCAGAATACTGAGGAGGTCTGGAATATCCTTTGTGtgccctctgcctctctctctctctctctctctctctctctctctctctctctcgctccctcccaCAGTGGGCTGGCCTTTCTCTGTGCAGCATTCTAGCTCCCcacccctctctctatccctccaTCTACCATGCTCCCTATCACACTCTCCTCTATCTCTCCATCTACCACACACTCCTCCTCTATCCCTCCATCTACCATGCTCCCTATCACACTCTCCTCTATCTCTCCATCTACCACACACTCCTCCTCTATCCCTCCATCTACCACACACTCCTCCTCTATCCCTCCATCTACCATGCTCCCTATCACACTCTCCTCTATCTCTCCATCTACCACACACCCCTCCTCTATCCCTCCATCTACCATGCTCCCTATCAcactctcctctctatctctccatcTACCACACACCCCTCCTCTATCCCTCCATCTACCATGCTCCCTATCAcactctcctctctatctctccacCTACCACACACTCCTCCTCTATCCCTCCATCTACCATGCTCCCTATCAcactctcctctctatctctccatcTACCACACACCCCTCCTCTATCCCTCCATCTACCATGCTCCCTATCAcactctcctctctatctctccatcTACCACACACCCCTCCTCTATCCCTCCATCTACCATGCTCCCTATCACCCCCCCCTCTCCATCCATCCATCGTCCTTCAGCTTGTCCTCTGTTGctctttctctccccccctctctctctctctctttctctctctagttCCTCTCCCCTGCCTCTGGGTCTGATTCACCCCCCCCTGCATTCTTAACCCTATCTTGCCATAAAACACATTCGAAGCTCGAGGGTCTATGCATGAGATGGGGATTCACGGTACAGATTAGACTTTTTGGTTTTCCATCTTTTTGAGAAGTTTTGATAtctttaataattattatttgaacatgaaaaaccccactaaaaaataaaaaacaaacccagTCCAAACCTGCATAAACGAGCCGGGTTGTTGGTCGTTTTTGTGAATTTTTCAGACGCTTGGTTTGCAGGAGATCCCAAAATCCTCGTCTTTAACACATGGAAGAAAGttctcttttttaatttattttatttattattttaaaaagcatttgtctgtacattgcattgctgtTACAGAACTCAGTGTAGatgcatttacattacattacaatgcaattcaaCTCAGTGTAGatgcatttacattacattacaatgcaattcaaCTCAGTGTAGatgcatttacattacattacaatgcaattcaaCTCAGTGTAGATGCATTTacattacaatgcaattcaaCTCAGTGTAGatgcatttacattacattacaatgcaattCAGCTCAGTGTAGatgcatttacattacattacaatgcaattcaaCTCAGTGTAGatgcatttacattacattacaatgcaattcaaCTCAGTGTAGatgcatttacattacattacattacaatgcaattcaaCTCAGTGTAGatgcatttacattacattacaatgcaattcaaCTCAGTGTAGatgcatttacattacattacaatgcaattcaaCTCAGTGTAGatgcatttacattacattacaatgcaattcaaCTCAGTGTAGatgcatttacattacattacaatgcaattcaaCTCAGTGTAGatgcatttacattacattacaatgcaattcaaCTCAGTGTAGatgcatttacattacattacaatgcaattcaaCTCAGTGTAGatgcatttacattacattacattacaatgcaattcaaCTCAGTGTAGatgcatttacattacattacaatgcaattcaaCTCAGTGTAGatgcatttacattacattacaatgcaattcaaCTCAGTGTAGATGCATTTACATTGCCTTGTTTTCTGCTGCAGCTCCAAGTCACTCTGAACAACACATTCAAACAAGCAGAAAgtctccctattgcacagcagtgtgatccagtccaggtttcactgctaccagcttgatcagccccagtgtgtctagctaacaagctcaggtgtgtctgattattaaactcccagtgaaaccaggactggtgTTTAAAACGAGATCTCAGTGTAGTTTAGTGCACAGTATGTTACTGTATTCCGATAGaacagatgatttttttttttttttgtacctaaatgacctttttcttttttgattttgcATCTTTTGGTACAGAGCAGTTTTCCGTTTTCAAAtttgataaatatatatacagtatatattgtttttctgTTCCGTCCCTCACTTGTTCCTCTTGTAGATCTTGTGTGCGAAGGACAGGAAGACGGCGTGGGGGAGGGTGTTGGCGTGGCGCTCGATCAGCCCGCGCAGCCGCTGGAAGCTGCTCTCCTCGTGTTCCTGGAACAGCGCCGGCATTCCCAGCTCTGAGTACAGAGACTTCACACGAGACACGCTCTCCGAGTCATGACGTCCGTAGCTCtcctgagacacagagaggagggatcagggagagagagagagagacacagagacagagaggagggatcagggagagagagagagacacagagacagagaggagggatcagggagagagggagagagagacagcgagacagagaggagggatcagggagagagagagacacagagacagagaggagggatcagggagagagagagagacacacagagacagagaggagggatcagggagagagagagagacacagagaggagggatcagggagagagagagacacagagacagagagagagagagagagaggcaggcagacaaaCACTGGGAAAGGCAGCCAATGTGTGTTTTTGGGTACAAGAAAAGGGGTGCTAGTTAATCCTGACCCGGCTCACGATGATCCCTCTCTGTTACAGAGCCCCTTCATCTCCAGAACCCTCCTCTGCTccgggctctctctctctctctctctctgctcacctCCAGGACCCTCCTCTGCTCCGGGCTTGCTCTCCTCAGCGTCTCCACCACCAGCCAGCTGCACTTGTTGTCCTCGATGTCCGTCCCGATCTTCCCCGTCACCGCGGGGTCGCCGAAGCAATCCAGGAAATCATCCTGCCGACGAGCAGCACGATCAATACCATCAATACACACcatcaataccatcaatacaCACGATCAATACCATCAATACACACGATCAATACCATCAATACACACCATAAATACCATCAATACACACGATCAATAccatcaatacacacacacacacacacacacacacatacacactgtcacacacacacatgcacgcaaacacacacacacattcacactgcAGAAGGCGTTGCTGCTGTACCTGTATCTGGAAGAACTCTCCCATCTCCAGCAGGATTGCCTTGGCATTGCTGTGCTGCTCCTCACAGTCAATACCAGCCTGCAGAGACACGATCAATACACAAGATCAACACACACGATCAATaccatcaacacacacacacacacgcacacacacagggagtcagtggtgCTGCAGAGTCTCTTCCAACAGGACCTCGCTTGTTTTACGTCTCATGAATGTTAAGCTGTCATGTCAGGGTTGGCTGTGGAGCTGCTCTTGTGTGACGCTGCAGCTTATAAAACATCTCTCACCAGATACATGGCAGCAGCAACAGGAAGGTAGAAGGAGTAGAAAGCAGTCTTGTACTTCACAATCGCTTTGTacctggagaggagaggaggggaggagagagaggaggggaggggaggaggggagaggaggaggagaggagagatcatCTGGTTATGGTTTTTGTTTTCGTCTGCGTGTGTAACAAGCACAGCCACAGTCCCAAGGCATTAGAGAACACAAAAGAattgtatctgtgtgtctctggAGCAGGAGAGTACAAActgagcctctctctctctctctctctctctctccctctctctcctctctctctctctcccccagtctcACCTCTCCTCAGTGAACCGGGTCAGGTCAATCCGGTCCGGCTGGGCGGTCATCAGATCCAGCGCCTGGCCCAGCTCGGTCTGATAGGAGGTCTGGAGGGGTGGACATTAGGGGAAAAAGAAAACCCAAAACATTGCATTAACAGCAGTAAGACTAGACGGGGCAATAGGGCTAATATTAGTTCATAATGGGAGCTGTGGTCGTGCAGGGAGCGGTCTGTACCTCTAGAAAGAGTTCAGTGGTTCAGGgagctgggctgggctctgcagtATTGGAGTGGGAGCTGTGGTCGTGCAGGGAGCGGTCTGTACCTCTAGAAAGAGCTCAGTGGTTCAGGGAGCAGGGCTGGGCTCTGCAGTATTGCAATGGGAGCTGTGGTCGTGCAGGGAGTGGTCTGTACCTCTAGAAAGAGCTCAGTGGTTCAGGGAGCAGGGCTGGGCTCTGCAGTATTGCAGTGGGAGCTGTGGTCGTGCAGGGAGTGGTCTGTACCTCTAGAAAGAGCTCGATGAGGTTCAGGTAGCAGGGCTGGGCTCTGCAGTATTGCAATGGGAGCTGTGGTCGTGCAGGGAGTGGTCTGTACCTCTAGAAAGAGCTCGATGAGGTTCAGGTAGCAGGGCTGGGCTCTGCAGTATTGCAATGGGAGCTGTGGTCGTGCAGGGAGCGGTCTGTACCTCTAGAAAGAGCTCATTGGTTCAGGGAGCAGGGCTGGGCTCTGCAGTATTGCAATGGGAGCTGTGGTCGTGCAGGGAGTGGTCTGTACCTCTAGAAAGAGCTCGATGAGGTTCAGGTAGCAGGGCTGGGCTCTGCAGTATCTCTTCAGCAGTCTGTAGATCACGGCCTCTAACAGGAAGGAGTCATTGATGGCATCCAGCCCTACCCCACCCTGCCAGGAACAACAgcatatgagagagagagagaaagagagagggggggagagagagagagaggaagagggagagggagagggagaggggagagggagagggagaggggagagagagagagagagagagagagggggagagagagagagaggaagagggagagggagagggagaggggagagggagaggggagagagagagaaagagagagggggggagagagagagagaggaagagggagagggagaggggagagagagagagagagagggagagagagaggtagttCAATCCAGCACACTCTAGGTAACACacacagggatggaagtaagactcctattgcatagcagtgtcacccagtccaggttttactgctaccagcttgatcagccccagtgtgtctagctaacaagctgaggtgtgtctgattattaaactcctagtgaaaccaggactggatcacactgctgtgcagcgggagtctgattctcATCTTTGTATCCAGAACCACAACTTTAGAAATACTAATAAAGTAACAATATGATTAGCGCCATGTACGCTGACCAGCACGTTGTGATACATATCGTATTGTGATGCCTACGGTATTATACTCTGCATATCATGACATCCCTAATACTGACCCGCTTGTACCAGCAAGGCTGCCCCCTCCTGGTCACTGAGGCGTCCATGATGTCATCGGCCACCAGAAAGAAGGcctgcagctgagagagagagagaggggggagagacacagtgataaaccacatgtcacgtgacacgagtatgaacaccgcctgcactgtacccccgtccctgcagctgagagagagagaggggggagagacacagtgataaaccacatgtcacgtgacacgagtatgaacaccgcctgcactgtacccccgtccctgcagctgagagagagagaggggggagagacacagtgataaaccacatgtcacgtgacacgagtatgaacaccgcctgcactgtacccccgtccctgcagctgagagagagagaggggggagagacacagtgataaaccacatgtcacgtgacacgagtatgaacaccgcctgcactgtacccccgtccctgcagctgagagagagagaggggggagagacacagtgataaaccacatgtcacgtgacacgagtgtgaacaccgcctgcactgtacccccgtccctgcagctgagagagagagaggggggagagacacagtGATAAACCACATGTCACGTGACACGAGTATGAACACCGCCTGCACTGTACCCCCGTCCCTGTACCCCCTTCCACTGTACCCGTTCCCCGTCCCTGTACCCCCTTGCACTGTACCCCCTTCCCCTGTACCCCCTTCCCCATCCCTGTACACCCTTCCACTGTACCCCCTTCCCTGCACTGTACCCTGTTCCACTGTACCCCCTTCCCTGCACTGTACCCCCTTCCCTGCAATGTACCCCCTTCCCTCTCCAATGTACCCCCTTCCCTCTCCACTGTACCCCCTTCCCCTCCAATGAGACGTTAGCCTGGCAGATGCACAGACGATGCTAACCCTGCTCTGACAGCGCGGTCTCACCCACCAGCTCAATGCACCATCCCACCACCAGGGCGCGCTGCACGCTCTCCGCGTCGGGGGTCTGGGGGCGGGACAGCTCTCTGAACGAGGCGATGACTGATAGGCCGCGGTTCCTCTTCCCCCCGGGGGCGTTGTACTCCAGCACCTGCACGAGAGAGCCAGCAGGGGGCGGAGTGGAGTCAGATCACAAATACACAGCCAGTACTAGAACGCTGGACACAGACAGCATTacagacaggacacacacacagcattacagacaggacacacacacagcattacagtacaggacacacacagcattacagtacaggacacacacacagcattacagacaggacacacacacagcattacagacAGGACACACAGACAGCATTACagtacaggacacacacacagcattacagtacaggacacacacacagcattacagtacaggacacacacacagcattacagtacaggacacacacagcattacagtacaggacacacacacagcattacagacaggacacacacacgcattacagtacaggacacacacacagcattacagtacaggacacacacacagcattacagtacaggacacacacacagcattacagtacaggacacacacacgctttcactgtgctttattacactttgctgcgCTTTCAATAAAAGAAACTttttaaagtaatatatataatgtaaaatgttCTGTGATGCACACAGGGAGGCTGTATATGAAATGCAAGATTGTactgtattgtt
Protein-coding regions in this window:
- the LOC117395636 gene encoding AP-4 complex accessory subunit RUSC2 isoform X2, yielding MLSSALLDNRKWAGKEEPEKQERRELNGNAAPGVGPTSTGKKTRPEKTEENNNNNNHNNRNHSAGDPERPGHRGEEVRSSGTHGEEVRLPGTRGEEVRSSGTRRHEENGNDDDDRNRKPETDANCNEPSLPCRCCREHSPPREPGKKTPPETILDEREGQGKRGSLCPPPSCAEPPQSPLEFTLSSSGSSSSSSISSCSDFESDSNPEFPADSRRDAVVGEGGGVLSPDSRRQPDIVPLEQGMEPRCLEEKEKKETETETQQEGLSDVFIPCYSPDEGYPSGHCSRSSSFPELGEGEEEELPDSLAGSPDEDNDGNNQPFSGMSSSGASPCSEPESGDGSKPARSSPPNQSFSFYSSPGPLSRIHGLPGKAPNNIPKLEKVDDPSSQTGWTADRKQAGRIPDIPDVIIKKNKEVPDPDSCDTDPIPGKISDTPGNAALKGKEEDIPAGSSGQRWDSWADVLGGKEGGGKEGRRPLVLDLGGPGYVDRLLGQRSPLLDSRGIPEPQKNVTSFHELARRRRRSGGSANHSAAGGDRERSDWLMVFSPDTELPPRPFGNGNQRAEAEEEEEEGENRRSSPQKGGSQGGSNVTTFKELRLRNKQNQQRQNWGSCSSDEGAVQVEPEEPPPFPSAWDPFLEEAGGSEPSAAAQPPPPAISFYFQTPSQPPLARRHSRPALQPIAEGAAEDEPRPLGIPPGDGEGERGTADGGRGRESHSAVSAPPSPYFPLPDQTHALLLPPVQYHYRHHQQHLLFHHPSTRRSQLLSSPDESTLPVSGPWLQYLSGQPGGALLFTDLLSPPTPPRLSPIGAYSPPVRAGLPPPCTDLPSLCCPFFPRSRTLPSLRACPGGPQDGGQGSGGRVPAAASHTGRACEQLVRSLSFTGPLQVGGTWMAGSSRTPLGDQELPLLCLQQKSALVNAVSSAVEEILSHFSSSRTLVQKAQSGDSRLNPSLARLVLQALCPALRSLLSDGLKPYQSDLIVGRRRNSPWGLVEASTRPGPSTQGLHLLSSRLCQLPELRNANKRFNAFVFGLLNLKLLDHWLSHLQSSQDVLSAYYSPASFLRLTSCQPLFEELLLLLQPLSLLTFHLDLLFEHHHLLPANQDGRRASSANQIPRGSAPANRGPDGKGTANQDSPGLANGSEHTDRGPKPGTANPAPGGGAGPTNQKPASRKEAGSSGPANQSVLFPVEWELGGAPPGAGRPLSQQAGQALQSGWKQIVQWGGGLGQNWAGSDRASRIRAGEGEVSWWDKLSQNPWVSLSPTQTQNWGKDPRSCTETQSGTSPDTRGTDAEAPPPPPRRVRRGSEGAGGVGGERGSVLDAGQTFRSFTGGQQASDTGAETAPSVQLALSERFCSEGDSDRRRNPARRRGVWTRDQPEADRHTEPRTQGRAHAV
- the LOC117395636 gene encoding AP-4 complex accessory subunit RUSC2 isoform X1, translating into MLSSALLDNRKWAGKEEPEKQERRELNGNAAPGVGPTSTGKKTRPEKTEENNNNNNHNNRNHSAGDPERPGHRGEEVRSSGTHGEEVRLPGTRGEEVRSSGTRRHEENGNDDDDRNRKPETDANCNEPSLPCRCCREHSPPREPGKKTPPETILDEREGQGKRGSLCPPPSCAEPPQSPLEFTLSSSGSSSSSSISSCSDFESDSNPEFPADSRRDAVVGEGGGVLSPDSRRQPDIVPLEQGMEPRCLEEKEKKETETETQQEGLSDVFIPCYSPDEGYPSGHCSRSSSFPELGEGEEEELPDSLAGSPDEDNDGNNQPFSGMSSSGASPCSEPESGDGSKPARSSPPNQSFSFYSSPGPLSRIHGLPGKAPNNIPKLEKVDDPSSQTGWTADRKQAGRIPDIPDVIIKKNKEVPDPDSCDTDPIPGKISDTPGNAALKGKEEDIPAGSSGQRWDSWADVLGGKEGGGKEGRRPLVLDLGGPGYVDRLLGQRSPLLDSRGIPEPQKNVTSFHELARRRRRSGGSANHSAAGGDRERSDWLMVFSPDTELPPRPFGNGNQRAEAEEEEEEGENRRSSPQKGGSQGGSNVTTFKELRLRNKQNQQRQNWGSCSSDEGAVQVEPEEPPPFPSAWDPFLEEAGGSEPSAAAQPPPPAISFYFQTPSQPPLARRHSRPALQPIAEGAAEDEPRPLGIPPGDGEGERGTADGGRGRESHSAAVSAPPSPYFPLPDQTHALLLPPVQYHYRHHQQHLLFHHPSTRRSQLLSSPDESTLPVSGPWLQYLSGQPGGALLFTDLLSPPTPPRLSPIGAYSPPVRAGLPPPCTDLPSLCCPFFPRSRTLPSLRACPGGPQDGGQGSGGRVPAAASHTGRACEQLVRSLSFTGPLQVGGTWMAGSSRTPLGDQELPLLCLQQKSALVNAVSSAVEEILSHFSSSRTLVQKAQSGDSRLNPSLARLVLQALCPALRSLLSDGLKPYQSDLIVGRRRNSPWGLVEASTRPGPSTQGLHLLSSRLCQLPELRNANKRFNAFVFGLLNLKLLDHWLSHLQSSQDVLSAYYSPASFLRLTSCQPLFEELLLLLQPLSLLTFHLDLLFEHHHLLPANQDGRRASSANQIPRGSAPANRGPDGKGTANQDSPGLANGSEHTDRGPKPGTANPAPGGGAGPTNQKPASRKEAGSSGPANQSVLFPVEWELGGAPPGAGRPLSQQAGQALQSGWKQIVQWGGGLGQNWAGSDRASRIRAGEGEVSWWDKLSQNPWVSLSPTQTQNWGKDPRSCTETQSGTSPDTRGTDAEAPPPPPRRVRRGSEGAGGVGGERGSVLDAGQTFRSFTGGQQASDTGAETAPSVQLALSERFCSEGDSDRRRNPARRRGVWTRDQPEADRHTEPRTQGRAHAV